DNA from Plectropomus leopardus isolate mb chromosome 11, YSFRI_Pleo_2.0, whole genome shotgun sequence:
AGAGGGCTACCTGAACTTGGCGCGCAGTAACGAGAAGCTGTGCGACTTCCAGAAAACGGTGTCCTACTGTAAGACCTGCTTAAACATGCAGGGCACCACGGTCAGCCTGCAGCTCAATGGacaggtgtgtctcagcatgggCAACGCCTTCCTGGGTCTCAGTGTCTTCCAGAAAGCCCTGGAGAGCTACGAGAAGGCCCTGCGCTACGCACACAACAACGATGACAAGATGCTGGAGTGTAGAGTCTGCTGCAGTCTGGGGAACATCTACGTCCACCTtaaggtacttttttttaaaaaaaaaaaaaaaaagaaaagaaaaataaccctttgaaacctgatcaaatttcctttatttatttataaaaccaaataagtaaaaagttgcaagaaaatgactggaaaataagcaaaaaaaaaacaaagttaaaaacaaaacatgaccataaaattgtaaaaataaatctataatttttgtaatgtaattttaagtatatatttataaGAATTTTAAGGgttcttttggacatttttcagtagTGTTTTTGATTATGTCTAATAATCCCTCGAGctaatttccaggtcattttcctgtcaagttgctcattattttctctgcagtgttttcaaaagaaatcaaatgttttttctcaggtttcggAGGTTGAAATGCTCATCAAAGGTATCTGAAGGCAGTACAGGAAAACTAATGTCAATCCAGGagtgaaacctggattgacaatAGTTTTGATGACTGGTTAATGAGATTTGATTGTTCTGAAAGCTGATTTTGATTATTCTAGTCTTTGCTCAGAATAACATTTTGACCAAATGCCTTTAAGACTTATTGTATGATACACTGTAGACAAGAAGTCTGAATAAGAACctttatatttctgtaaaaaaaagtactgtgaCCCCTGCAGATCATTTGGGCAAAGCATTAATTGGATTGCACGTGTGACTTGATTGCACAATCAATGTTGATGTTGCCAACATATTTGCTGAGTATGAAAACACTGCGGAGCATCCAAGCAAACATCATCAATGGTTAGCTCATGTGATACTGGGCATTGTGAAAGCAGGGCGGAGGGGGTAGGCTGGCTGGCGGGGGCATATGTAGTACCCTTGACATCAGAGATTTGTAAGAGTAATCCCTTGGCTTCCTGGGGAGGATTGGTTTCAATGGGATTGTGATGAAGTGGCATTGAAAGAATGCACTCATATGTCACGTTATTTTATCAAAGAGAACATAATATGTCTGTTTATAATATTGGAGACACATATATAAAACTCATTTTCTGAAAGACTGTTTAAATACTCTCAGAGGATTTAATTGAAAAGGAATAACAAACCAAAAGATCCAGGTCTGTAGTATCTAAAAAGGACATTTGACTAAGACGCTGCCATATGTGGGAATAAGTTGGGCATCAGAAGTCTTACTCATCACTAAACTCCGCCAACAGGACTATGAGAAAGCCCTGTTCTTCCCCTGCAAAGCAGCTGAGCTCGTCAATGACTATGGCAAGGGTTGGAGCCTCAAGTATCGAGCCATGAGCCAGTACCACATGTCTGTCGCCTACAGGAAACTGGAGCGCCTGCCAGACGCCATGGAGTGCTGTGAGGTATTGTTTTATAACCGTCCAACACCCGATTTCTGTCCTCTGAGACGGCATTGAATTTCACAAAGACAAACGTATAGAGACTGtcacagtttttgtgtttcctcACAAAGTCCCCTGATGTGGCAGCTGCAGATACAGTAGATGTTTTGCAGCTAACAGGTGCAGGCGCCAGTTGTTGCGTTGTACCGGGCCTTAGACCTCGACAAAAATATGCTCACAGAGGCGCTGCTTTAAAGTGTTAATGAAGAGGACGGCTTTAGTCCTCACTCTGTTCTAATTATGTACCGAGGGTGAAAAATAACTTGATGTCATTGCCTTGGAGTGCAAAAGTAAAGTAACAAGACAGCAGGATGCATTTCAGATTTATTACATTTGCCAAATGCATTTAGACAAACAGGTTACACATGTTGTCGTGTTTTGAATACCAGATCACAGGAGGAGTCCTAAAGATGAAACGACAACACCACACCTTCGGCATCACATCTCAGTCTGATTTATGTGAAAATATACCGagaaggcaaaataaaaaaaataaaatgcatgtcatCTGTAAAAGAAGTTTGATAAAATATGGACGACTGTTTGAggattcacatttttttatcatgagtTGTCATCCacagagtgtttgttttttaattaaatgttccCAATGAAATATTTGCCTCCATAATAATGTAATTTGAAGACGAATGTTATACATGATGGTACTGTATAGCTCAATACTGCCATTTAGTTCAGACTTGACTAACTGGTAAGTCCAATTTCTaatcaatagtttttttttcatcattagaTTTCCGTTGAGCTTAGATATCACAATTGACCTAAGCATTTGTCTGAcacttctttttaaatattttatttaaaactttttccagtaaaaaaaaaaaaacagcactgaggcagcaaaaataaaagcaacagtaTCCACCTCCTCCCATCGCTCCTCACAGACAtaggggagagagggaaagaaaaaaaagggcagaaaaacaccaaaaaacccaGACAATACCCAAAACCACCCCCCTAAAAAGCAGTATACTTTGCTAATTATGTTTCTGTGGTCTTCCTGTGATaagattacattacattatgaaaaatgtatgaAGACAAATGTTCAACTGAGAATAACTTTGTCTTTCACTTCAACAGGAGTCTATGAAGATCGCGCTGCAGCACGGCGACCGTCCCCTGCAGGCTCTGTGCTTACTTAACTTTGCAGACATACATCGCTGCAGGCGTGACGTTGATGTAAGGTGCCACCACAAGATTTCATCTTTTGGTCtatatgtttttgtgctttctcACATAATTGATCTTGTTCTTTAactgtttgttgctttttcgTCCACACATTCCTCTTCATCCATCTAGAAAGCATTCCCTCGTTACGAGTCTGCACTGGCTATCATGACTGAGATTGGAAACCGTCTGGGACAATCACACGTCTACCTGGGAGTTGCAAAGTGTTGGCTTCTGCAGAAAGACTTTGACAAGGTACTTTATTAACATATAAATGTCACTTCAGATATCACAGTCTTATGACTGACAcagttgttttatgtgtttttgtggtatttgtgACAAACCCTGCCTGGCTGTGTATCTTCCAGGCTCTTGATTCTTTGCAGCGAGCACAGGAATTGGCAGATGGGATGGGAAACAAGGTAAGTAATCTTATATAGGGACGCAAGTACAAGTAGAGCTGTAACTAGGTCTTGGCTATGTATTGATTTTGTGATATAAAACTatatatcatcttagattttaaatattgtaacatcctaagtgttgtcttttcctgttttaaaaagctgcattacagtaaaatgatgtaattttctgaacttatcaGACTGTTCTAGGTGTTcaattatttgcctttaccctcatagtcattttatccacattactgatgattattaatcaaaaagtctcattgtgtaattattttgtggAAGCACCAGTAGTCAGTCTTGCAATATTGTCATCAAAGTATTTGGGATTGGCAGATGGGATTCAAattatttatgctgtttgatcTTGTCTGTGGTTTAACCTTCTCTTTTTTAATCTGGtcttaatgttttaaacttaGCTTTCatttaaggttttattttgtttgtgtacagcTGTCAGCCTAAGAGTAACCGAACATCATTTTGTAATGtatcaacaacaacatattAAATGTCTCTCCTATCTTATTtgccaaaacaacaataaaaacaagcaaaatacaGATTACTTTGTCATACATGATTGTATACTGagtatcttgtttttttttgttttgaaaaaataagatatttcGACATGTCAGCATCAAggaaagtatttcttttttaattaatttttagttgcagccctacacaCGAGTTGTATGAATCATACAAGCTTATGACAGTACATCACATTTCACGTTGTCTTGCCTCTACGTTGTATCTTAAGCTGTGTACGCTGAAGGTGCACTGCCTGAGTGAAGGGATTTATCGAAGCCGGGGGCAGCAGGAGGAGCTCAGAGAGCAGGTGGTGAAGTTCCTGCAGTGTGTCGAGGAGCTGGAGCTCTACTGCGGCATGTGTGGAGAGTCCATCGGGGACAGGGACCAAAAACTGCAGGCCTTACCCTGTTCCCACATTTTCCATCTCAAGTGGGTGTTCTTGCACCACACGCTGTTTAGTATTTTTGATACATACATctaatcttttattttcttcaaatctAACTCTGCAAGCATACCTCTCCACAGTAGGTGTGATACATGCTTTATTTGCACTGGTAAATACAGTACAGAAATCTACTTAAAGACATATAATATTGTGTGTATTTCTATAACATGTTTACAGGCAGACAGATGAAGCTGTTGACACTCTGCTGTTTTATCCTTGTAGGTGTCTGCAGACTAACGGGACGAAGGGTTGTCCTAAATGTTTCAAGTCCTCCATGAAGCCTGGCTTTGTGTGATTGTGAGACTGCGTTTGTGCGTTGGATCTGCAGACACAGCGTGAAGCCTCGCGGGCTCCTGACTGATCTGAGAGAAGCAGGCGGCCTCGAGATGAGCTGAAGATGTTTGAGGAATAAATGATTCACTGCTCTGTGAAGAGGATGCTGCACTGAACCCGGAGCGTGCAGAGTGCGGCTCTGTGGACACAATCATGGCATCCATCTGAGTGACAGCTGACAGAGGAGGTACAACTGACAATGTTACATTTCATTATAAGCTGATGAAGAAAGAACCTACATTGTCTCTGGTGACTGGCCTTTTTAACCCAGAGGACCGTCCAAAGAGCATCTCTAAGtgatatttggtattttatgCATTAGAATTGTTCCATAAAATCAAGATGACGTGATCGTCAGTGATCTTGGACGCAGGGTTTGCTGTTCAAATTCTGACATTACCTTTTACACAACATCCACTTATTCTTTAatcatcagttttgttttttttatcagaacaCAGAGCCATTTCTGAATTTCATACATggtatatttattattgtattcATGTACATACTATTCtcatgttcatttgttttaaaagtttgactTAGTGTATTTGAGGTGTTTTGTAAAACCTAAAAACGAGCTAAAATCTCTTAACCATTCAGAAACTAGTATGTCTTTACAGAACAGGTAAACGcagctgtttgctttttttgccttatttaGCGCAATTAAGGAGCCGGATCAACACACATTGTGTTCATAGAAATTCCTTTTCTGTCCACTTTTTCCTCTTAAGTCTAACAACACAATGTTGCGATTTAAGAACAAACACTGTTGAGAAGGAAACCTATTGGTAAAGGATCTTATTTGACCAATCACACACTTGTCAGATAATTATTTATGGGGAGATAAATGCAATCTagattcattttgtgttttcatgtttgtatAGTCATATACATAGTCATATGTAAATATTAGTTAACTGGTAAAATGTCCATAGTCAGACTGACATTATTTACTTGCAGAGGCATTGTAATTTTAAGGCGGTTTTGAGggagaaagcaaaaaaagactGATATTACATCAGCTaatgttgcatgttttatttataaagccaagCAAGCAAAGATAACATCAAATTATGTATTCACGTaactgtatttacttatttcagAATTGTTTATTGTAGTATTTCTTAATATTCAGTGGCTTTTGTCATTCATATTCCTTATATATTTGTTCAATTTATTGTAGACATATTGTGATTTAGGGGGGGAAGAGCCATGTCAGTCTAAGTCATCGTGGCTGAAACAAGGTTTTTCATGTACAGGTTTTCCTCAAAAACCTGTgaactcaaatatttttttagtaagaCTTTAGTTAACaaaatttctcttttaaaaaataaatatgagaaATTGATAAGTTTAATTGTTTAGTCGACAGGATACATTTTTGgtgcaaaattaacaaaaaaaaagcaaacaaacaaaaaaacccaactattaaccctttaagaaTTTCCAATTAAATCAGAGGTGTCAAATTTATTACATCAAACTTGAGGAATAAACACAATGTGATAGCTCTAAAACATGAAGTATCAAGTTGTGACTATTCTGGAATTTCTATCTTCAATATAATACCTGCAAAAATATTGATACTCAATGCaggtttgaaaaaatgacatagaaggcataatatttaaaatttgtttcaaaatataaatgtattaatttaataatatgccactagcaaagaaaagaaaagttggcACTGTAGTGTTAGAGGacaaaacatgaac
Protein-coding regions in this window:
- the rapsn gene encoding 43 kDa receptor-associated protein of the synapse, with the protein product MNIFMRRLAPEMGQDQTKQQIEKGLRLYQSNQTDKALHVWIKVLEKTSDPGGKFRVLGCLITAHSEMGKYKDMLKYALDQIDTAREMEDPDYLTEGYLNLARSNEKLCDFQKTVSYCKTCLNMQGTTVSLQLNGQVCLSMGNAFLGLSVFQKALESYEKALRYAHNNDDKMLECRVCCSLGNIYVHLKDYEKALFFPCKAAELVNDYGKGWSLKYRAMSQYHMSVAYRKLERLPDAMECCEESMKIALQHGDRPLQALCLLNFADIHRCRRDVDKAFPRYESALAIMTEIGNRLGQSHVYLGVAKCWLLQKDFDKALDSLQRAQELADGMGNKLCTLKVHCLSEGIYRSRGQQEELREQVVKFLQCVEELELYCGMCGESIGDRDQKLQALPCSHIFHLKCLQTNGTKGCPKCFKSSMKPGFV